A region of the Primulina eburnea isolate SZY01 chromosome 7, ASM2296580v1, whole genome shotgun sequence genome:
GAAATGGATTATTCTCGGCCGCGTCAAATATTCTATACAGTTCTCGTAAACCACAAGATCCCCAATTTTCACTCCTGTTTTCATCCTCTatcttgattattttttttatctttttttctAGCTATCTTCTTGGATTATTGTTTATTTAGACCATCTCCAACTCACTGCAGTACATTCTGCACTATATTCTGCACTACAATAATATAACACTAAATTCATCTCCAACCTATCTACACTACATTCTACATTAAAAAAGAATattatcagaatattcttaataaaataattatttaatgatacaaatattttatttcaatataaTTATTGAAAacgatataaatatttatttcaagaataaaatacaatacaagcaTAACATTATATATAAGATAAAAAACATTGAAAATgatacaaatatttattttaagaaaTAAATACGATACAAGCACAATATTAAATATTAGAATTACTATATTCTTCCCATAAGTGCTCAATTAACGCATTTCGTAGTTCATAGTGAGCATctctgttttttatttttttataccgAGAGAGAAATTCTTCGAATCTTGTACTTTCGTCATTGACCACCATTTCCACATCGGCAAGCGGTGCTTCCCTTGCATCTTCAATTGGTGCACTCAGGTCACGTTCATCTTCAATAATCATGTTGTGCATGATAATGCATGCTGTCATTATATCATGCAAATTGTTTTTACGCCACGAACGTGCTGGATTTGCCACAATTGCAAATCGAGATTGAAGAACACCAAATGCTCGCTCCACATCTTTCCTACACGACTCTTGTTTCATAGCAAAATATCTTTTTTTCGGTCCAAGTGGGTTACTGATAGTTTGCACAATAGTTGACCACTTTGGGTAGATACCATCTGCTAGGTAATAGCCAGTATTATATTCTTTGCCATAAATAGTATAATTGGCAGGAGGAGCAATGCCTTGAGccaaatttgaaaatatattggATGCCTCTAAAACATTGATGTCATTATTTGATCCAGGCATACCAAAATATGCGTGCCATATCCAAAGATCATAATCGGCCACTGCTTCTAAAATAATTGTTGGAGACCCACTTCGACCTGAATATTGCCCAGCCCAAGCAGTAGAATAGTTCTTCCACTTCCAGTGCATACAATCCAGACTTCCCAACATTCCTGGAAAGCCTCGTTGTTTACCAATATGCAAGAGTCGAGCAACATCGTTGGCTATTGGAGCTCGTAAGTACTGGGCTCCAAAAACTTCCACCACTGCTCGACAAAACCGTTGCAAGCATTCAATTGCAGTTGACTCTCCTATTTTGATGTATTCATCGGTCGCATCCGCGGCCATGGCATATGCTAACATTCGAATTGCAGCTGTTGCTTTCTGATTAGTTGATAACCCTAGTCGTCCCAAGCCATCACTGCGTTGTATGAAGTAGCTATCATGATTCTTGACACCATCTACAATGTGAAGGAATAGATGACGAGACATCCGAAATTGTCGTCGAAAAATACCTTCATGAAATCTGGGATTTTCAGCAAAATAGTCGTTGAACAAATTCTGATCGGCTATTTCTCTATCGCGGTGAATTACAATGTCACCTGGAATGGATCCTCTTCTCGGACCTTCGTTAACTTGTTGATTGATGTAGGTGTGTAGTATCGTATTGCGTGCATGAATATGGCTAATGATTGCTCCTTGAATCTCATCAATGGCTTTATCGATGATCAAATAATTAGTTATTTAATCTTCATTATCGGATAATGACGATGAGCCTAATGAagaattcattttttttaatataaattgtTTGAAAAATGTATACCACGAATTAGAGTTTATATAGAATTTATTACGATAATATGGATGAGATTTCTTATTTCGAAATCTTTCCATCCATAGAATTAGATTTCATTAGATAAGGAATCTCATCCAATGGCATATATCTCTTACCATGTGACTCAACGGTCACGAGGAAAGCAGAACTGCAATTTGAGTTTGTCCACTAGTTATTAATGAATAAAGAAAGGTATATAGTAATAGAATTTGGTGTTTGATAAAAGAATTCTACCAAATAAATAACTTTTAAAATGTCAGGCATTTGCTTTTGGTGATCTCATCCTTGTACCATCTGTAGGATTAGATTTTGGTAATCTCATCCGACGGATGGCACACAGATGAGATTTCAATGGCTGATGTCCATCGAAATCTAATCAAACGACTATCATTTCTTTTGCATATTTTCTAAAGATAATCCGAAATACTATAAATAGTAACATTTatattcaaaacatatcaatacACCTATAAGCATATTAGCGAAAGATAGATGGAAGAAAGTTCAAACTACACCGTTGATGAAGATAAGTTTTTGTGTCATATTTATCTTGATGTTTCACAGGATCCCATTATAGGTATAAGTCAATCGAGAACTCAATTCTGGTCTCGGATTGCTGAGAAATACAACAAAGAAAGAAGAAGTGATTTACATCCACGACCTCAAAGATCAGTTGAGAAGCGCATGGGAAACATCCTCACTTTTGTTGCTTGTATGAGAGGATGCATTCGACAAATTGAAAACCTCAAGCCTAGTGGTGCATCTGAACAAGTTATCGtaagttatttttttaaaaaaagttatgagtcattcacattcaattttcttaacTAATTTTTAATGGTTTTTATGTAGATGAACCGCGCAAAAGTACTGTATGTACAAGACAGTAAAGATAACAAACCATTTTCATTTTATCATGTGTGGGATATTGTGAAGGATTGTGAAAAACTTTCAGGAGATAAAATTTCGATAACCAAAAAATCTAAACTATGTGCTACTAATCTGGATACTTCACAGTCTGATACTCCAGCTGAAGAATCGCCACAATCAGGTTCACCTAGCTTCTCTGCATTTGCAATATATTTAAATGACGACAATATTGATGACAGTTTTCAAAGACCAATTGGAGTGAAAAAAGtcaaattgaagaagaaaagagatgAAGATATTTCTCAAATTCAGCGTACAAATGGAAGAACAACATCGCGAACTTTTGGATGTTTTGAAACAAGGAACCGTTGAAAGACAACAAAATTATGACCTTCAAAGGATGAGACTTCAACAAGAGGAAAGAAAAATGGAGGATAGAATTTTATACAAAGATTTTAGCAAAATCATTGATCCAAATTTGCGTGAATACACTAGAACTCAACAAGAAAAGATTTTGCAAAAGAGACTTCAAGCTGAAAATCGAGACAACTTTGGATCTTATTTTGGTGATATTGGAGGATCAAGATCTGGTTTACCAGATTACTAAAtatcatttaataaattttattgtttgtatcgtaattttgttgtttatttgttgttgtttttaaaattatttcgtATTATGTTGTAAAATGTATCATTTTAATGTACTAGTAATATAATTTGGttgtttattaaattaatttaatatctatttaatttttaaaaaaaagttttaaaaaaatttaaattaatatttaagttTCAAGaggaaattattttaaaaatttaaaaaataaaaatattaattatataattaatatataataaaatattaaatatttataattatttaaaaacaaataaaaaaatttaaaaaaataaaagagatGTGGTGCAGCACTTTGTACCGCGCCACATCTAGAGTGGATTTTAGGACAACTCCAATCCAGCACCATTTTTTGTGCTGGATTGGAGTGAAAAACCTTGCTCCACAATGGAGCAACTCCATTGTGGAGCAAAGGTTGAAGTTGCTCTTAATCTTGATTCTCTAATAGGTAGTTCATCTATTTGGAAAATGAGGAAGACGGTAGTGATGGAAttgtttataaaataaaaatagtgaatgtaatttattttttattctttgtTTTAGATTtgtttaaaaactaatttttttcattaatgtatttaaattgttattttaattttataaaataaaaatagtgaatgtaatttattttttattctttgtTTTAGATTtgtttaaaaactaattttttcattagtgtatttaaattgttattttaattttatatataataattgttattttaattttatatataataatatataatttaattaaataaaaaaacttaCTCGACTCAATCTTTTTCGTCTTTCCCGACTCAACCCTAGATCTCACTTCATTCATTATCTTCACAAAAAATCCTTTTTCTTCTCAACCTTTCATCGTTCATACATTGTTCTGGTTTTTTGACTATCAATTAACAATGAGTCTACGAGGTATTCCTCTGCAATAAATCCAACGAGAAAACCACGTATTggtaagaaatttattttgagaTATGAAATCTATTGGGTCTCGTCGTGTGAAGAGCTCGTGCTGAGTAACAATTAACAATGAGTTTACAAGGTTTTCCTCTACAATAAATCAAACGAGAAAACCGTGTATTGGTAAGAAATTAATTTGAGATATGAAATCTATTGGATCTCGTCAGTGTGAAGAGCTCGTGTGCTCGAGCTCTTCACGACCCAGGGTGAAGAGTCGCTCTTCACGACCCAGGGGTCGCATGGGTCGTGCTTCAGACCCGGGGTCGTGAAGGGGGTAGTGCTTCAAGACAAGACCCAGGCTGAAGCTTCACCAAGCTCCCTGGGGCGTGTCTTCTGCACGACCCAGGGTGAAGGGtcactgtaacgtaccgtacttttaaaatatttaaaatttgcgaaaaataaaaattttctgaaataccaataaactttcaaattgtgaTCATAAATGAACTGTCCAACCAAAAGTATTTGCAAAAGAGTGAATACAATTAAAGTTGCTGAGGAAAAATACTTGTTTAAACATTGTAATCAAAActtgaaatcagagtattttgaacACTTcataaaaaaacttaaaatatgacGATTCTCGAGTTTAGCCTCCCGCTTAGTCCAAGCAAGCTCACTGGTCCTCACCTCTCGTCTCTTCAaactcatcctcacctgcatcgatcaagtctcgtgagtttataaactcaacatgtataaactggaagtaacgactACTAAGTAGTAAAATCAcattcaactttaaaatagagcgtacatactttgaacttgaacatgcatacataagattgaacatacgtacatacatactagacgggccatcaacataaaacttTTCGTAAACATGCTTGcttcatacatacttgagcatacataacaaCATTTtacgtagaggcatgtttcaaagcaagtgacccatacataaatatgcctgatcagactaaaccacagtactggactgacagggaagatccactgccatatacatgagatccccgttcataatttaacgggtggattggtccctggtcatactttaccgctttctAGTCCTGATCTaaacacgttcataatttaacggggtatATTGGTCCCTActcatactttaccgctttccaatctcatacataatttggtcacaagacatttagcataactcaaaaacttaaaagtattttctttgcAGGTTGAACTTACTTACTTGGAGTTGAGGGATTTGTTGCATCTCGCTTgaggccactgctgcacatactaacatgaattcaaataCTTATCTTACATAAGACGTATAGTCATGCTCACACCCAAAAGTGACAAAACGTTCTAAACTTCTCGGGACTTGACATCGTTTAATCATCATACTAAATCATAAcatcaaaccccaaaacaatcactaaaaaaaagaatttttttttataaaggacacggaccccgtgtaagggttcGTTTCGGGGTTCGTGTAGGTGCTGTAAAATcgaattttgaagaaaaaagtgCACAAACCGCGTGCCACGGTCCGtctacaggtccgtgtaggtgctAGAATCGCGAACCAACGAAGAAACACTACACTTAAGGCTTATTCCTCCAAACTCGATCATACAGACCATGAAGCAatgcctcgagacccatcctaagATGCTATGACACTTATTCAAACTCAAACAAACGCCCCAAAACACTACGCAGCACAAACAATGCAACCCAATCCATGAACACGACCTTTGACACCAAAACAATTCCTACGACTCTTAATTCAACCAAGTGCCTAATGACACGAAATGAAACACCAACAATCATAACAGCATCATTCTCTATATACCtaaacgcagcaacgatcacccgtcgatccccaacgaagcctgcaacaataaaacttcaagaatgcATTTTagaaaaatgcagtttgagcagtcccacaaaaccgatcataactcactcatttcttatccaaatatttcgaatttactgtcaaatcaaaggtatcaaaaagttctacgttttatatgttgaaagttttcccaaaatcgcGACCTAAAAATTTCAGTAATTCAAAATACAGAAAAAATGAAATTCTGAGATCTAAAAACGTTGCATAGATTGATCAAACAATTTTCTGCTAAAACCATTTACATCCCACATGAATTTTCCCGcataaaaacatcacaacacataatatgactagATCGACACAGgaaaaacataatatacatgccttttgatgtGTAAAACTCACGATatggcgataccgaagcggaagaCGAAAGTTTGCTTGAAACTGAGAGGGATAGGGGTGGCTACTCTATGGtagaagaaccctaggttttctctcaAGAATAAATTTctgaaattgtgattttgtgtgtgtgtatgtaagtgtgggtgtgtgtgtgtgtttaataTAATTAGGGCCAAattattgcttaattaaaaattaacaagctaatttaaaatactaactcaaTTAACAAGTTTATCAAAATGGAAAACTATTACACActctaataaaaataaaattcacaactgctagactttaaaagttttaaaattctaaaatcactcaaataaataatttaggcttttaaaatactaaaaaattaataaataatttaaaatgtctcatccttaacttaaaataaaattccacGTTTTAAAGttgccaaaatcgtcgccggtATCTCCTCCTcaatcccgcatcgaataatcgcctgaaacatgaaactcgagaaaaacttttaacgtgcatcacataagcataaataatttaaaataatgaaatctcataaatcatgcatcactaaaaatcgctttaaaattaaataaatgatttaactaTTAAATAATTGCATTGATTTTACGTATGCTGATTTTGAGCTACAATTCCTCCcacacttatataaatttcgtcctcgaaattaaatcttaccaaacagttCTGGGTAGCGGTTCCTCATATccgcttctgtctcccaagtggcttcttccactgaTTAATTCAACCACTGGaccttgaccaacttggtcacctTGCTCCGGAGCctccgctcctgtctgtctaggatttgggtgggtctttcctcatatgacagatctggagccaactgcaacggctcatagCTCAAAACATGCGATGGGTTGGCTAGATACTTCCTCaacatcgagacgtggaacacattgtgtaccccgacCAGATTTGGAGGTaaggctacacgataagctagtgtcccaactctgtcaagaatctcgaacggttcaataaatctcggactgagcttgcctctcttcccaaatctcataacacccttcatgagtgctatcttcacgaaaacgtgatcacatacggcaaactctagatcccTTCTCCTCTTAACAGGATAACTTTTTTGACGACTCTGTGCGGTATTCATCCTGTCTCGGGTCTTGACCACCACATTTGCAGtatgctgaacaatctctggaccaagttctgatctctcaccgacttcatcccaattaatcggagatctgcacttcctcctatacaatgcctcgtagggagccatatcaatagatgcttggaaactgttgttataggtaaactccgctagaggtagcttagattcccaagtcccatggaaatcaatcatgcatgctcgcaataaatcctccaaaacctgaatcactcgctcagactggccatctgtctgaaggtgaaaagctgtactgaatagcaacttcgtccccatggctgcatgcaaactcttccaaaaggaagatgtaaacctcgggttcCTGTCGGACACAATGGAAACTTGGATTCCGTGCAatcggactatctctcggatatagagctctgcatactgcgtcatggagaaagtcgtcttcactggtaagaagtgtgccgacttagtaagtcgatccactctaacccaaatagcattggaTCTCCTGTCTGACCTCGGAAACCCAACAACAatgtccatggtgatattctcctatttccactcgggaataaggAGTGGCTTAAACATCcttgctggcctctgatgctctgacTTCACCTGCTGATAAGTGagacattcagacacaaatcgacggatgtctctcttcatactggccaccaatacaagaTCTGcaagtccttgtacatcttggtacctcctacATGAATGGAATAcagagatgcatgtgcctctgttAGAATATCATCTCTGATTGAATCAACATTAGGCATCCACATCCTTCCTCTATATTTTACAATACCATcagacactgtgtagagtacactgcccttggactcatccttcagtctccgcttctgtaactgctcatctgaggGCTGACCTGCTCGGATTTGGTCAAGCACAGAAGACTGGACTGCCATATTAGACAGCTTAGGAGTTCTGCCCTTATGATAAACCTCTAGgtcaaatctctgaatctcacACTGAAGAGGTCTTTGCACTGACAATTGTGCTACGGCTGCAACCTTTCGGCTCAGACATCTGTcacaacattagctttgcccggatggtagctaatttcacaatcgtagtccttcaccaactctaaccaccgtctctgtctcatatttaattctttatgcgttaagaaatacttgagactcttgtgatcagtgaatatctggcatttctcgccgtacaagtagtgtctctaaatcttcaaagcaaagacaacGACGGATAACTCAAAATCATGGGTCGGGTATTTCTTCTCATGCATTTTCAACTACCTgaaagcataagctataacccgaccaagctgcatcaacactgcgcctaacccgagcttagatgcatcgatgtataacacaaaatctccttgtcctgatggcatggctaacactggggctgaaataagagcttgcttcaaagtatcgaagctcttctgacattcatcacccccacacaaatttagcattcttcttagtcaatgaaggcactgctatcgaagaaaatccctgaataaatttcctgtagtagcctgctaggcctaggaaactgcgaatctctgaAGCATTATTCGGTTCAACCCATTCGTTGACTGTTGCAaccttagctggatccacctcaataccactactagatattatatgacccaaaacGCTACCTTCtacaaccagaattcacacttactaaatttgcaaacaacttgcgactctacaagacctgcaaaactgtacccaaGTGCTGACTGTGCTCCTGATGGCTCTTAGTTagataagaatgtcgtcaatgaatactatgacgaactgatctaggtagggctgaaatactcgattaatcaagtccataaaaatttctTGAGCATTTGTCAGTCCgaatggcatcactaagaacttgttatgcccatacctggttctgaaggctgtcttatgaacatctgcaaCTTTCACCTTCAACTGATGATACCCCGATCGGAGATCTATCTTAtagaacactgtagctccctgcaactaatcaaacaaatcttcgatccttggaagtgggtatttattcttgatcgttaccttgttcagttctcggtaatcgatacacagcctcatactcccatctttcttctttacgaagagtactggtgcgccccatggagagaaactagggcggatgaattctttgtctaagagctcctgaatctattgtttgagctctaacatttTAGCTGGAGCTAAacggtatggtgccttagagattggcatagtgcctggcataagatcaatggaaaactctacctctctctctggtggaaggcctatGACGTCATCTGGAAAAACTTCGGGAAAATCTTTGACTACTTGCACATCAGATATAGACGGAGTGGGTACGTCAGGTGCAGAAATAACCCTAGACAAGAAAGCTTGACACCCCTTGTGAATGAGTCTCcgcgcctgcatgcaagagatcatgcgagagaaactcctccatcttgctggctcaaagagaaactgctccatagCCAAAGGTATTACTAACACTGACCTTTTCTAGAAATCAATAAGAACTCTATTCATCGTCAGCCAACCCattcccagaatgatatcaaattctggcatcggcaacacaaTCAATCGACGTACACTAGGTGGCCCTACAGTTCCAGatcgatgtctctgaccacactagtaGCTGACAATTCTTCCCTGATGGAACTGTCACTGAATAgttcacgtcgagtccaatagaCTGGACGTCCAGGTTGAAAGGGATCGTTTAAGGTGCCCGAAATGCGCAACGGatgtttcaaaatttttataGCAAAAATGAGCACCCTAAACACTacaatgtgtagcaaatacaataaacacaaaatgacattcatagtgtgtttagaaaaatTACCTACCAATCACAAGGAtggatgtttggctccaaccaagttgtaaacaacttgactCTTGAATGGTTGACCTTCTACAAAATTTCCTTGCTTTTGGAATCCTTCCTTCAAATAAAGTTCACCACCAACAAGTTaaatccaccttacacttgcactagaaaatgtaaggcATTTTCCTTTTGAAAAGAGTGTGTTTTCTTTAACAATTGAAGGACAAAATTagggagaaaagaagctcaatatttcggccaaggGGGAGAGAAAAAGGGGATGGGAGACTTTTTTTTGTGCTTGAAAAAGTgttgcatgtgcatgccatgccattaactcaaaagttgcctccaacccttcacctcccaagcatgcaaatctatttgggcttgtaacaattacaaggctcatggacttttatttaaatgtctcaaacacatttgagtccaTTCAAACTTTACATGATTTtgctcaagtccactagtttaataattatttctatttgggctctacaagatccaatattgtttaataaattcaacacttgaattaatttaattatttgaactctactaggtccactagtgtttaattaattcaacacttgaattaatttaattaagtccataataatgtttatgaaaatcacaattttcaaatacattatttgtttggttaacttttaatttaggaacactttctccaattaaaagttacattccccttatagaagtcatatttctaattttttcttgtgcttataaactcctttataagtcgttcaacacattgaactatttttacttctcaacgggatttaAAAaattagcacttgtgtgaccctcaatggttcattgatacaactagtcgtgggttcacatcttaatgtgattcgggactaaacatgaaacgtctactcgttttaaaaagcccggaaataatttttattttattttatatttaacagTAAAAATAGTGCAGTTTAAAACAACCCAActaatcccaaaatcatacgtaaacatgAACTAGTCAAAATCTTATAAATCATCAAAGTAGGAAAATATTCATCTCCACTCAatctaataaattataatacGGAAAATATGCGGTCCTtgggtcgtgtcaccgcaccaagtctgcctactcagagttcggcacgtTGAGTCCCCGCATCATTAACCTcactgcatcacacacgcctagtgagtctaaagactcaacacacctgcaccattaatagcaaatacatatacatagcacacagcagtgaaaaataccatactcaacatacctttcatgaattttaaaaacgtaacataaacgtgtcgtgtaaaataaTGTCGTGTCAAAACATCTCATCATTAATTATCATTCATCGTTTATCATTTatcgttcatcattcatcatttatcattggtgaattcagttcattagaggtgactatcatacatcatcatttacgatggatctgTCATATATAGAACCGTGATACTCGGCGGCTGCCAGATATCAATGATAGGATcacccatccactgtgcctaggcctcatcatcatcatttacatatatGTCTTACAtatttacatatacttcgatggccacaactaattcccatcattcaaaacatcatcatttacatcacttataaaaatcatgcatgcatgccattttctttaaattcaagTAGGCAacgtatattttcataaaatcttaaaattcgttatcatgatgcataaacatttaaactatcataaatttgtgctcagggcgctgccaggaccaatatctcacctcgggtgcaaaatgaccattttgcccttgaaaacccaaaaattactgTTTCACCCccggacctctaaaattgacccgatcataaatttttgctcagggcgctgccaggaccaatatctcacctcgggtgcaaaatgaccattttgcccttggaaacccaaaaattactgTTTCACCCCcagacctctaaaattgacccgaaactaaccaaactccttaaaatatcccaaaacatatttaaaatcattcttatacataaactcgagctcaattcataacttaatcgattcgttttaaaacttggaccgtggtcccggttttaacccgaatcgactcgaaactcaaccaaatttttcccaaatttTTTGTAATGGCCgggatttttatttattaatctgtgattattgattaatagtttgatgtgattatagacagaaAGGATCGGATCGGGAAAAGACGATAAAAGACATGAGTTATGTGCGAGGACAacacacctcgcgcatatgcgcgaccaggaGGAGCACATATGCACGAGATGGGCAGAgggcctcgtgcatatgcgcgaagtgagtgcgcgcatatgcgcgagctgtgcggaagccaaataataattccaaagaacctcgcgcatatgcgcagaatGAGGGCGCGcgtatgcgcgagctgccgagaagagaTATGCgtagaccagtaggtctcgcgcatatgcgtcggttgaggtcgcgcatatgcgcgagacgtgcagatTGGAGGATGAGCCATTTGTCCTTagacatgcatgatatatatatatatatatatatatatatatatatatatatatatatatatatatatatatatatatatagtaacaTTTCTTCAGCTGAAACAAGAAGGAACAGTGGAAACGGCCACGGGGAAAGTTTCAAGTTTTAAAATCAT
Encoded here:
- the LOC140835718 gene encoding uncharacterized protein encodes the protein MEESSNYTVDEDKFLCHIYLDVSQDPIIGISQSRTQFWSRIAEKYNKERRSDLHPRPQRSVEKRMGNILTFVACMRGCIRQIENLKPSGASEQVIMNRAKVLYVQDSKDNKPFSFYHVWDIVKDCEKLSGDKISITKKSKLCATNLDTSQSDTPAEESPQSGSPSFSAFAIYLNDDNIDDSFQRPIGVKKVKLKKKRDEDISQIQRTNGRTTSRTFGCFETRNR